One window of Catonella massiliensis genomic DNA carries:
- a CDS encoding carbohydrate ABC transporter permease, producing the protein MRSNRIRISTIVVLLLSFFWLMPLILIFFNSFKSYNDMMQHFLAFPKSFGLDMYIETWVKFDFPKLIGNTVIYSVSTVLLIVLMAPMAAYKLARVKGKFSVACFLLIILPMMIPFQSYMISLTKFVSNVGLIGTRQGQIVVSTGLCMPLAVYMIHGFIKNVPIDLEESAHIDGAGSVRTYFAIILPLLKPILATVIVLDALATWNDIIVNLFIAGSNTDAINIQNALYMKFSTTNSDWEHALPGIVMSIIPSLIFFIFMQKNIVAGVTAGAVKG; encoded by the coding sequence ATGAGATCAAATAGAATCAGAATTTCTACCATTGTTGTATTATTGCTATCTTTTTTTTGGCTTATGCCGTTGATTCTTATTTTTTTCAACTCCTTTAAGTCATATAATGATATGATGCAGCACTTCCTTGCATTTCCTAAAAGCTTCGGACTTGATATGTATATTGAAACCTGGGTAAAATTTGATTTTCCGAAACTTATTGGAAATACCGTAATTTATTCCGTAAGTACAGTATTGCTTATCGTACTTATGGCTCCTATGGCTGCTTATAAGTTGGCTAGAGTTAAAGGTAAATTTAGTGTCGCTTGTTTTCTCCTGATTATATTGCCTATGATGATACCTTTTCAGTCCTATATGATAAGCCTTACAAAGTTTGTTTCTAATGTGGGACTTATAGGAACACGCCAGGGACAGATTGTTGTAAGTACAGGTTTGTGTATGCCTCTAGCTGTCTATATGATTCATGGTTTTATTAAAAATGTACCTATTGATTTGGAAGAAAGCGCACACATCGATGGCGCGGGCTCGGTCAGAACTTATTTTGCCATCATACTGCCTCTTCTAAAACCAATTTTAGCAACAGTTATTGTTCTTGATGCGCTCGCAACCTGGAATGATATTATAGTCAATCTGTTTATCGCAGGCAGTAATACAGATGCAATAAACATCCAAAACGCCCTTTATATGAAGTTTTCGACTACCAATTCAGACTGGGAACACGCACTTCCGGGCATTGTTATGTCCATTATTCCAAGCCTTATTTTCTTCATATTTATGCAGAAAAATATAGTTGCAGGAGTCACAGCTGGTGCAGTTAAAGGATAA
- a CDS encoding sugar phosphate isomerase/epimerase family protein — MRIGVLVRMDRKKDIETQFAEVKEMGMESCQLVCWDRDLMTNENADKITAAKNKHGIDITAFWCGWPGPKIWDFYGGQETLGLVPASYRFERIQTLIEGSDFAAKLGITDFVTHVGFIPENPYDSNYFGIVHAVKTVADHCAVNGQNFLFETGQETPVTLLRIIQDIGATNLGINLDPANFILYGKANPVDALDVIGKYVMGIHGKDGLYPTDGHSLGNEVALGQGKVNFPLFIERLKEIGYNGDITIEREITGDEQKRDILEAKKILEQLI; from the coding sequence ATGAGAATAGGTGTATTGGTACGAATGGACCGCAAAAAAGATATAGAGACACAATTTGCTGAAGTAAAAGAAATGGGAATGGAAAGCTGTCAGCTTGTATGCTGGGACAGAGATTTGATGACAAATGAAAACGCTGATAAGATAACCGCAGCAAAAAATAAACATGGCATTGACATTACTGCATTCTGGTGTGGCTGGCCAGGCCCTAAAATATGGGATTTCTACGGAGGTCAGGAGACTCTTGGTCTTGTTCCTGCCTCCTATCGTTTTGAGCGAATTCAGACTCTGATTGAAGGCTCTGATTTTGCAGCTAAATTAGGCATTACAGATTTTGTTACCCATGTTGGCTTTATTCCTGAAAATCCTTATGACAGCAATTACTTTGGAATAGTACATGCGGTTAAGACAGTTGCCGATCACTGCGCAGTAAACGGTCAAAACTTCTTATTTGAAACCGGGCAGGAAACACCTGTAACACTTCTTAGGATCATACAGGATATAGGCGCCACAAATCTCGGAATAAACTTAGATCCTGCAAATTTCATATTGTACGGAAAGGCCAATCCGGTAGATGCTTTAGATGTAATAGGAAAATATGTAATGGGCATCCATGGCAAGGACGGATTGTATCCTACAGACGGACATTCTCTTGGTAATGAAGTGGCTCTTGGTCAAGGTAAGGTAAACTTCCCTCTTTTTATTGAAAGGCTTAAGGAAATCGGCTACAATGGAGACATCACCATAGAAAGGGAAATCACCGGAGATGAGCAAAAAAGAGATATATTAGAAGCGAAGAAAATTCTTGAGCAACTGATATAA